The Coriobacteriia bacterium region GCCTCGAAGACGGCGCGCTTCTCGACCTCGGTGACGCCTGAGGGCACGCACACCACGACGCGCGGCTTCGGCTGCCACGGGAATCGCTTTACGCGCGTCTTGTTGATGAAGTAGCGAAGCATCGCCTCAGTGACCTCGAAGTCGGCGATGACGCCGTCCTTGAGGGGGCGGATGGCGACGATACTGCCAGGGGTACGGCCAAGCATCCGCTTAGCCTCGATGCCGACCGCCAGAACACGCTTCGTGTCCTTCTCGACCGCGACAACGGACGGCTCTATCAGCACGATGCCACGCCCACGCACCGAGACCAACGTGTTCGCAGTACCAAGGTCGACGGCCATGTCGCCGCCCCATGAATTGAAGAACATATCTACAAGCGACACGGTCGCTCCTTTTCGTTTGCCCAGCCGGCGTCGAGTCCGACGCACGGGCCGCACGCCAAAACCGACCCTGGACCTTGACGGGTCGGGTCGGTCGACCAAAACGCCTCGTCAGTGTAGCACAACCGGCCCCCAGGAAACGTCGCATCAGAGGTGAATCCGCTGCTTGTAGGCGCAGCCGCAGGCCTGACGAGAGCGGCCAGGGCGAACGGACTCCGCTACATGTGTCCCAATTCGCGCAGGCTTGCGAAAGCGCCGCCGTCGCCGATGACCACATGGTCCAGTAGCTCAATGCCCAGTACGTCGCCCGCCTTGGACAGACGACGCGTCAATTGGATGTCGGCACCCGAGGGCGTGGCGTCTCCACTGGGATGGTTGTGCACGACCACTACCGATGCGGCTGAGAGCTTGACCGCTTCCTTGAACAGCTCACGTGGATGGACGATGGATGCGTTGAGCGAACCGACCGAGACCTCGCTCATGCGAAGCAGCCGGTTCTTGGTGTTCAAGCTCAGGCACCAGAAGTGCTCCCGATCCAGACCTCGCATCTGACCGGCGCACAGGTCGACAACGTCCTCAGGAGTGTTGACCGCTGGCCGTGTCGCGCTGCGCCAGCTTGCGGCGCGTCGGCTCATCTCCAGGCACGCCAGAACCCGAGCGGCACCGGCCGGTCCCACCCCCTCCAACGCGACGAGGTCTTCAGCACACACACGCCACAAGCCGTCCGGGATGGGGTGGCTTGCGAGTAGCCGCTGTGCTCCCGAATCGCCCCTCTCCCCGATAAGGACAGCGATCAGCCCCTCGTCGGACAGGCGCTCCGGATGTCCGGCGAGCAGAAGGTCGCGCGGGATCAGGTGGTCGGTGTGGGCAAGCATTGTGTCTCCGATTCATGTGGCGTGTGGCTCACTGATTAGTGCCAGCCCAAGCATGCGCCGCTTCCCTACCCAACTCTGTACCGGACCTTACCGCCACATAGGAGCAGGGCCCGGCGCTTCCGCGACCGGACCCTGCGTTGATGCGCTCTGTGCAGCAGTTATGCGCCGAAGAAGATGCCGATCTCCCGCTCGGCGGACTCAGGCGAGTCCGAGCCGTGGATGACATTGGCGTCCATGATGAGTCCAAAGTCGCCACGAATGGTTCCGGGGGCGGCCTCAGCCGGATTGGTGGCACCCATGAGCTTGCGGCACACGGCAACCGCGTTGGGACCCGAGATGACCATCTTGACCACCGGGCCGGAGGTTATGTAGGCAACCAGTCCGTCGTAGAACGGCTTACCCTGGTGCTCGATGTAGTTGGCCGCTGCTTGCTCGGCAGTCACGACGCCCATTTCCATGCGCTCGATCTTCAGGCCGGCGTCCTCGAACCTGCTGATGACCT contains the following coding sequences:
- the radC gene encoding DNA repair protein RadC, whose product is MLAHTDHLIPRDLLLAGHPERLSDEGLIAVLIGERGDSGAQRLLASHPIPDGLWRVCAEDLVALEGVGPAGAARVLACLEMSRRAASWRSATRPAVNTPEDVVDLCAGQMRGLDREHFWCLSLNTKNRLLRMSEVSVGSLNASIVHPRELFKEAVKLSAASVVVVHNHPSGDATPSGADIQLTRRLSKAGDVLGIELLDHVVIGDGGAFASLRELGHM
- the ndk gene encoding nucleoside-diphosphate kinase, which encodes MIKPDAVARGLAGKVISRFEDAGLKIERMEMGVVTAEQAAANYIEHQGKPFYDGLVAYITSGPVVKMVISGPNAVAVCRKLMGATNPAEAAPGTIRGDFGLIMDANVIHGSDSPESAEREIGIFFGA